A stretch of the Nymphaea colorata isolate Beijing-Zhang1983 unplaced genomic scaffold, ASM883128v2 scaffold0031, whole genome shotgun sequence genome encodes the following:
- the LOC126409296 gene encoding protein TIC 214-like yields the protein MAWINKIHGILFSKDYREFERELEHEIYKLDVKSLSTGIEDSSVSIGEFTEEAEEAEKSRTRFKQFAFGGEEKVFDMVRADPNDQKMSNLQIEEIKKKVPRWLYKLTSDLDFEEEEEEEEEEDDQEESTEDHGIRSRKAKRVVIYTDTDTDEDTNIINTNDNIINTTTDNIINTNDNINNTTDNISNTTDSNQEKNSDDQVEKGDQRGKGNGDQAKKKRVIKPKMVIKRKRKW from the coding sequence ATGGCTTGGATAAATAAGATTCATGGTATCCTTTTTTCCAAGGATTATCGAGAGTTTGAACGAGAATTGGAACACGAAATATATAAACTTGACGTAAAATCATTATCTACAGGCATTGAGGATTCATCAGTCTCAATTGGTGAATTTacagaagaagctgaagaagctgagaaatcaagaactcgtttcaaacaatttgcttttgggggagaagaaaaagtattCGATATGGTTAGAGCTGATCCGAATGATCAAAAAATGAGtaatcttcaaattgaagaaattaagaaaaaggttcCTCGATGGTTATACAAACTGacttctgatttggattttgaagaagaggaggaggaggaggaggaagaagatgatcaggAAGAATCCACAGAGGATCACGGGATTCGTTCAAGAAAAGCCAAACGTGTAGTAATTTATACTGACACTGATACCGATGAGGATActaatatcattaataccaatgataatatcatcaatactaccactgataatatcattaataccaatgataatatcaataataCTACTGATAATATCAGTAATACCACCGAtagtaatcaagaaaaaaatagtgatgaTCAAGTCGAAAAaggtgatcaaagaggaaaaggaaatggtgatcaagccaaaaagaaaagggtgatcaagccaaaaatggtgatcaagaggaaaaggaaatggtga